The window GACCGAGATGCCTCCAGCGTCAACTTCGGCGCTCCGTTTCAGCGCGTCCTCGATCCGACGGCGGACGTCCGGCACCGTCGGGCACGGCCGTATCGTCAGCAGATTGACGACGCCAACCACGCCGCCCAGTTTCCTGACTGCTCGTTCGGCGGCAGCCCTCTGGAACTGCCAGCGCACTTCGCCCGACAACGTCACCCAGCCGCCCTCGACCTTTACATGAACCGGTCCCTCCGGAAGCGCGGTGTTCCAGGCGATGATGTCGATCGCCCGCGATGCGATCTGGTCGTCCGCATGCTGCCTGTGACCGACGCACCGCACCTCGATCTCCACAGCCACCGCCCGGACGCCCTTCACCCGCGCTGCGACGTCTTCCGCTGTCAGC of the Rhizobium leguminosarum genome contains:
- a CDS encoding BON domain-containing protein gives rise to the protein MTDLAIQQDILDELAFEPSIDAAHIGVSVEDGIATLSGHVSTYAEKLTAEDVAARVKGVRAVAVEIEVRCVGHRQHADDQIASRAIDIIAWNTALPEGPVHVKVEGGWVTLSGEVRWQFQRAAAERAVRKLGGVVGVVNLLTIRPCPTVPDVRRRIEDALKRSAEVDAGGISVKVEDDKVVLEGGVRAWHERGVAERTAWSVPGVAAVENHIRIN